The Propionispora vibrioides genome window below encodes:
- a CDS encoding ATP-binding protein has product MRDLFNCEADEAGMLFGHTPGFRLHKLEVYNWGTFDGQVWTFTPKGQTALLTGDVGSGKSTLVDALSTLLVSPRKVTYNKAADSSAKERSVASYVKGYFGMKRSGEGQGLPDALRDANSYSVLLAVYFDKGLSQYVTLAQVFWFADAQKPPQRFYVVADREMKIADDFSKFQCNMKILRKRLKSDDKVQVLDDYTRYANIFCRKFGIAHEQALDLFQQTISMKKVESLTEFVRANMLEEPNTPEDVEKLISHFHDLDRAHEAVLKAKEQISLLQPIVRAGKKYEQLQGALKQFVEAGTTLAPWVAAQVLRLLITEINEHEQTLQFKEEERHRTEVELNNNERDLEALNRNIYQNGGGALEELKQAIEQNETQWRQMKDIRHQYVKQAGVLQLLPPDSSEAFRQNFNKLFELREYEVKIKDQLDMMLVEQLTEQKRIEDELTHNTSELESLRSRKTSIPRNYIEKRWELCQSLNIAEQEIPFVGELLEIKPEEATWEGALERLLHNFGLSMLVPEKYYRSVAEWVDKTNLGLRFVYYRVHEEKRQPLQEETTASVVADKLVIKPDTSFGSWLSQELFQRYRYVCCETIEEFRHERYAVTKAGQIKVNGKRHEKDDRRALDDRRNFILGFSNQKKVAALEEAVKQTQDQLQQVSEELLKIRERQKRNEAKLDAVKELERIKAFSEIDTVAKEQEIAEKKERQKQLEEENDILKALQEQLKNLTEKKKQQEKRLIDLKSKEETLKDKLKSLKEDYKNSQMIVEQATEAMREKDYAFLEKNKMNALKDQSITLRNAALQERNYRDWLDGERDSLNGEIQKTGQTVVSTMSSYRHKYLAEMQDIDASIEAFVEYEKILEKLEKDGLPNFERRFKELLHTNAINQIALFQQNLYKAQKQIRDRIDQINDSLNNIDYNPDRYIRIEYDETHDSDIKDFRVRLRTCTEGFFGSEEEEQYTEAKFLQVKEIIERFRGREGENETDARWTKKVIDVRNWFLFSASERWRETDEEYEHYTDSGGKSGGQKEKLAYTILAASLVYHFGLKGQNNHPQSFRFVVIDEAFLKSSDESARFGLNLFQSLDLQLMIVTPLLKIPTISKFVSHVGLVHHDDVSHQSMVRNITIEEFEKERKLREAARYVKMV; this is encoded by the coding sequence GTGAGGGATTTATTTAATTGTGAAGCAGACGAAGCTGGTATGCTCTTTGGGCATACGCCGGGTTTTCGTTTACATAAACTGGAAGTGTATAATTGGGGTACCTTTGATGGGCAAGTATGGACTTTTACGCCTAAAGGCCAAACGGCTCTTTTAACGGGGGATGTTGGTTCGGGAAAATCGACCTTGGTGGATGCCTTGAGCACTCTTTTGGTATCTCCTCGAAAAGTGACTTATAATAAGGCGGCAGATTCAAGTGCCAAGGAGAGAAGTGTAGCTTCTTACGTAAAAGGCTATTTTGGTATGAAACGAAGCGGTGAGGGGCAGGGACTCCCTGATGCATTGCGTGATGCAAACTCGTATTCGGTTCTGCTAGCTGTTTATTTTGATAAGGGGTTATCACAATACGTTACGTTAGCGCAAGTGTTCTGGTTTGCAGATGCGCAAAAGCCGCCGCAGCGTTTTTATGTGGTCGCCGATCGGGAAATGAAAATTGCCGATGATTTTTCCAAGTTTCAATGTAATATGAAAATTTTGCGGAAACGTCTTAAAAGTGATGACAAGGTACAAGTTTTGGATGATTATACAAGGTATGCTAATATTTTTTGTAGAAAATTTGGGATTGCGCATGAGCAGGCGTTGGATCTTTTCCAACAAACAATTTCCATGAAAAAAGTAGAATCTCTTACGGAATTTGTCCGGGCGAATATGCTGGAAGAACCGAATACGCCGGAAGATGTTGAAAAGCTTATCAGTCATTTCCACGATCTTGACCGTGCCCATGAAGCTGTTCTAAAAGCCAAAGAGCAAATATCATTATTGCAGCCCATTGTGAGAGCGGGAAAAAAGTATGAGCAATTGCAAGGGGCCTTAAAGCAGTTTGTAGAAGCTGGAACAACGCTTGCGCCCTGGGTTGCCGCACAGGTGCTTCGGTTGTTAATAACAGAAATAAATGAGCATGAACAAACTTTGCAGTTTAAGGAAGAAGAGCGGCACCGGACGGAAGTAGAACTCAATAATAACGAACGCGATTTAGAAGCTTTAAACCGGAATATTTATCAAAATGGCGGCGGTGCATTAGAGGAACTTAAACAGGCCATTGAACAAAATGAGACACAATGGCGGCAGATGAAGGATATACGCCATCAATATGTAAAACAGGCGGGTGTTTTACAACTGCTTCCTCCGGACTCATCAGAAGCTTTTAGACAGAATTTTAATAAGCTTTTTGAGCTGCGCGAATATGAGGTCAAAATAAAAGATCAATTGGACATGATGCTTGTTGAGCAACTTACAGAACAGAAGCGGATAGAGGATGAACTAACTCACAATACTTCGGAACTAGAATCGCTTCGTTCCAGAAAGACGAGCATTCCTCGTAATTATATTGAAAAGCGCTGGGAATTGTGTCAGAGTCTAAATATTGCAGAGCAGGAAATTCCGTTTGTTGGCGAGTTGTTAGAGATAAAGCCCGAAGAAGCTACATGGGAAGGTGCTTTGGAGCGCTTACTGCATAATTTTGGCTTATCAATGCTAGTGCCTGAAAAATATTACCGTTCCGTCGCGGAATGGGTTGATAAGACGAACTTAGGACTCCGCTTCGTATATTACCGGGTACATGAGGAAAAACGGCAGCCTTTGCAGGAAGAAACAACCGCTTCGGTGGTCGCAGACAAATTAGTAATTAAACCGGACACTTCTTTTGGCAGTTGGTTATCACAGGAACTTTTTCAGCGCTATCGCTATGTTTGCTGTGAGACCATAGAGGAGTTTCGCCATGAACGGTATGCTGTCACGAAGGCCGGACAGATTAAGGTGAATGGAAAACGTCACGAAAAAGACGACCGTCGTGCCTTGGATGATCGCCGTAACTTTATATTAGGATTTTCTAATCAAAAAAAAGTTGCTGCTTTAGAAGAAGCGGTAAAGCAGACTCAAGACCAACTGCAGCAAGTGTCTGAGGAACTTTTAAAGATCAGGGAGCGGCAGAAAAGGAATGAAGCTAAGCTTGACGCTGTAAAGGAACTGGAACGGATTAAGGCATTCTCTGAAATTGATACGGTTGCAAAAGAGCAGGAAATTGCTGAAAAAAAAGAACGGCAAAAACAGTTAGAGGAAGAAAATGACATATTAAAAGCTCTGCAGGAACAATTGAAAAACTTAACCGAAAAGAAAAAGCAGCAAGAGAAAAGATTGATTGATTTAAAATCCAAAGAAGAAACATTGAAAGACAAACTTAAGAGTTTAAAGGAAGACTATAAAAATAGTCAGATGATTGTTGAACAGGCGACGGAAGCGATGCGGGAAAAAGACTATGCTTTTCTTGAAAAAAACAAGATGAATGCATTGAAAGATCAATCAATTACCTTGAGAAATGCCGCTCTACAGGAGCGAAACTACCGGGATTGGCTTGATGGGGAACGGGATAGTTTGAACGGGGAGATTCAGAAAACGGGTCAGACTGTTGTGAGTACGATGAGTTCTTATCGCCATAAATATTTGGCGGAAATGCAGGACATTGATGCAAGCATTGAGGCGTTTGTCGAGTATGAAAAAATCCTGGAGAAGTTAGAAAAAGACGGCTTGCCTAATTTTGAGCGGCGTTTTAAGGAATTGCTTCACACGAATGCAATCAATCAAATTGCATTGTTTCAACAGAATTTATATAAAGCGCAAAAACAGATTCGCGATCGTATTGATCAAATCAATGACTCTCTCAATAATATTGACTATAATCCAGATCGTTATATAAGAATTGAATATGATGAGACCCATGACTCGGATATTAAAGATTTTCGAGTGCGCTTGCGGACCTGCACCGAAGGTTTCTTCGGTAGCGAGGAAGAGGAGCAGTATACGGAAGCGAAATTTTTGCAGGTAAAAGAAATTATCGAACGATTCCGTGGGCGTGAGGGAGAAAACGAAACAGATGCGCGCTGGACTAAGAAAGTCATTGACGTGCGTAATTGGTTTTTGTTTTCTGCGTCAGAGCGCTGGCGTGAAACAGATGAGGAATATGAGCATTATACAGACTCTGGAGGAAAGTCCGGCGGGCAAAAAGAGAAGTTAGCCTACACAATTTTAGCAGCCAGCCTTGTTTATCATTTTGGCTTGAAGGGACAAAATAATCATCCTCAGTCCTTTCGTTTTGTGGTTATTGATGAGGCTTTTTTAAAAAGTTCGGATGAGTCAGCCCGCTTTGGGTTAAATTTATTTCAAAGCCTGGATTTACAGCTTATGATTGTTACGCCTTTGCTTAAGATTCCGACAATATCTAAATTTGTTTCCCATGTGGGGCTGGTGCATCATGACGATGTGTCGCATCAGTCAATGGTACGAAATATTACCATTGAAGAGTTTGAGAAAGAGCGGAAGCTAAGGGAGGCTGCTCGTTATGTTAAAATGGTCTGA
- a CDS encoding DUF4194 domain-containing protein → MGQGDALAFSRAVVALCKNVVEKETDPKLWDVLISQRGKIEEYVSKLGLTFMIDEMDGYGYLKQREYDTSEEEIPRLVPRHALSYPVSLLLLLLRKQLLEFDSTSGDQRLILTQEQIVERMSLFLRDTTNEAKLMRDIDKHIDRVEKLGFLRRLRGKDNIFEVQRIIRSFVNAEWLNNLNNKLEGYQRYANGDGADEGGVM, encoded by the coding sequence ATGGGACAAGGGGATGCGTTAGCTTTTTCACGTGCGGTCGTAGCACTTTGCAAAAATGTTGTAGAAAAAGAGACTGATCCGAAACTGTGGGATGTTCTGATAAGCCAGCGAGGTAAAATTGAAGAATATGTAAGTAAATTAGGGCTTACTTTTATGATTGATGAGATGGATGGATATGGTTACCTGAAGCAGCGAGAATATGACACAAGTGAGGAAGAAATTCCGCGGTTGGTGCCTCGCCATGCATTGAGTTATCCTGTTAGTTTACTCTTATTGCTGCTCAGAAAGCAATTGCTGGAGTTTGACTCTACAAGCGGAGATCAACGGCTTATTCTTACACAAGAGCAAATTGTTGAAAGAATGAGTTTGTTTTTGCGGGATACAACCAATGAAGCGAAATTGATGCGCGATATAGATAAACATATCGATCGCGTAGAGAAATTAGGTTTCCTGCGACGGCTGCGCGGCAAAGACAATATTTTTGAAGTACAGCGTATTATCCGTAGTTTTGTTAATGCCGAGTGGTTAAATAACCTTAATAATAAGCTGGAAGGGTATCAACGCTATGCCAATGGCGACGGGGCGGATGAGGGGGGAGTGATGTGA